The Panicum virgatum strain AP13 chromosome 5K, P.virgatum_v5, whole genome shotgun sequence genome has a window encoding:
- the LOC120705850 gene encoding dol-P-Man:Man(5)GlcNAc(2)-PP-Dol alpha-1,3-mannosyltransferase-like isoform X1 codes for MARAEKKRAARTATATAAVERPSGTSDRRPLYFAALLVLANAALVVLIIAFVPYTKIDWDAYMSQVDAFLEGGRDYTKIEGDTGPLVYPAGFLYVYSAIKFLTGGQVFPAQILFGVLYIVNLCLVLLLYVKTEVLPWWALGLLCLSKRVHSIFVLRLFNDCFAMTLLHAAMVLIIYHKWYLGLIVFSGAVSVKMNVLLFAPSLLLLMVKVQITTAPWFVSSLHLSMLPTVTLTKLFVQSMSIKGVFFALFGAAVVQVLLGMPFLLSHPVEYISRAFNLGRVFIHFWSVNFKFVPEKLFVSKELAIALLILHLTTLMVFAHYKWLKHEGGLFSLLHSRFKHAKSIVQLFSSKPRPSILSKEHIVTVMFVGNFIGIVCARSLHYQFYSWYFYSLPFLLWKTHFPTPLRIIIFLGVELCWNIYPSTAYSSLLLLFLHISVLLGIWFSPTEYPYIDKRT; via the exons ATGGCGCGGGCGGAGAAGAAGCGCGCCGCAAgaacggccacggccacggcggcggtggagaggcCGTCCGGGACGTCCGACCGGAGGCCGCTCTACTTCGCCGCCCTCCTGGTGCTCGCCAACGCCGCGCTCGTCGTGCTCATCATCGCCTTCGTCCCGT ATACCAAGATCGACTGGGACGCCTACATGTCTCAG GTGGATGCCTTTCTGGAGGGGGGGAGGGACTATACCAAGATCGAGGGAGACACAGGACCATTGGTCTACCCGGCTGGATTCCTCTACGTTTACTCCGCCATTAAGTTCCTTACCGGCGGCCAAGTCTTCCCTGCTCAG ATTTTGTTTGGCGTCCTGTACATTGTCAACCTGTGCCTCGTTCTTCTGCTTTACGTCAAGACTGAAGTG CTTCCATGGTGGGCTTTAGGTTTGCTTTGTTTGTCCAAAAGGGTTCACTCCATTTTTGTGCTCCGCCTTTTCAACGACTGCTTCGCCATGACATTGCTCCATGCTGCTATGGTTTTGATTATTTATCATAAGTGGTACCTTGGCCTAATAGTTTTCAG TGGAGCTGTCTCGGTTAAGATGAATGTCCTTCTTTTCGCTCCTTCTTTGCTTCTACTGATGGTGAAGGTACAAATTACAACTGCACCATGGTTTGTCTCTTCATTACATCTTTCTATGCTGCCAACTGTTACCCTTACTAAGTTGTTTGTACAGAGCATGAGCATCAAAGGAGTCTTCTTTGCCTTGTTTGGAGCTGCTGTAGTACAG GTATTGTTGGGTATGCCATTCTTGCTGTCACATCCAGTTGAGTACATCTCAAGGGCATTCAATCTCGGCCGTGTCTTCATCCATTTCTG gtctGTGAACTTTAAATTCGTCCCAGAGAAGTTGTTTGTATCCAAAGAGCTTGCTATTGCGTTGTTGATTCTTCACCTCACGACCCTTATGGTATTTGCACACTACAAGTGGTTAAA GCATGAAGGAGGCCTATTCAGTTTGTTGCATTCCAGATTTAAACACGCCAAATCAATTGTACAGCTTTTTTCCAGCAAACCCAGACCATCCATTCTCAGTAAAGAAC ATATTGTAACTGTTATGTTTGTCGGCAACTTCATTGGCATCGTGTGTGCCCGATCATTACACTACCAATTCTATTCCTG GTACTTCTATTCATTGCCTTTTCTGTTGTGGAAAACACATTTTCCGACACCTTTGAG GATCATTATATTTCTTGGTGTGGAGCTCTGCTGGAACATTTACCCTTCTACTGCCTATTCATCACTGCTTTTGCTATTTCTACACATCTCCGTTTTGTTGGGTATATGGTTTTCACCGACTGAGTACCCTTATATTGATAAAAGAACATGA
- the LOC120705847 gene encoding phosphoenolpyruvate/phosphate translocator 3, chloroplastic-like, which translates to MQGAAAAAISVSGASWSGAARGRAAAFSSSSSLGTRGALAAAPTLPLLRVRGGCRLRPLSLLFDSDRNGEIVARPAAAAAAAAASVPADDASAGARGEDAGAGGIAATAQLGAMIVAWYLLNIYFNIYNKQVLGALPLPLPYTITAFQLAFGSLLIFLMWATRLHPAPRISAAQLGNIAPLALGHMLGTVFTNMSLGKVAVSFTHTIKASEPFFTVLLSALFLGEVPSLPVLGSLVPIVGGVALASFTEVSFNWTGFWSAMASNLTNQSRNVLSKKLLAGDKDAMDDINLFSVITILSFLLSCPLMLFAEGIKFTPGYLQSTGLNLQELCVRAALAGFCFHGYQKLSYLILSRVSPVTHSVANCVKRVVVIVSSVIFFSTPISPVNALGTGAALGGVFLYSRLTRTKKPKNA; encoded by the exons AtgcagggcgcggcggccgcggcgatctCTGTCTCCGGAGCGTCGTGGTCTGGGGCCGcgcggggccgcgccgccgccttctcctcttcctcttccttggGGACCCGgggcgcgctcgccgccgcgccgacgcTGCCGCTCCTCCGCGTTCGCGGCGGCTGCCGGCTCCGGCCTCTGTCGCTGCTGTTCGATAGCGATAGGAATGGGGAGATCGTCGCcaggcctgctgctgctgcggcagcggcggcggcatcggtgCCGGCGGACGACGCGAGCGCTGGGGCGAGGGGAgaggacgccggcgccggcggcattgCGGCCACGGCGCAGCTGGGCGCCATGATCGTCGCTTGGTACCTGCTCAACATCTACTTCAACATCTACAACAAGCAG GTTCTCggcgcgctgccgctgccgctgccgtacACCATCACCGCCTTCCAGCTCGCGTTCGGCTCCCTGCTCATCTTCCTCATGTGGGCGACCAGGCTCCACCCGGCGCCCAGGATCTCCGCCGCGCAGCTGGGCAACATCGCGCCGCTGGCCTTGGGGCACATGCTGGGCACGGTGTTCACCAACATGAGCCTGGGCAAGGTCGCCGTCTCCTTCACCCACACCATCAAGGCCTCCGAGCCCTtcttcaccgtcctcctctccgCCCTCTTCCTCGGCGAG GTTCCTTCCCTGCCGGTGCTGGGCTCGCTCGTGCCGATTGTTGGCGGCGTCGCCTTGGCTTCATTCACGGAAGTCTCTTTCAACTG GACTGGGTTTTGGAGCGCCATGGCGTCCAATCTGACCAACCAATCAAGGAATGTCCTCAGCAAGAAACTCCTGGCCGGTGACAAG GATGCTATGGATGACATCAACCTCTTCTCAGTGATCACTATACTGTCATTTCTGCTGTCTTGTCCTCTGATGCTGTTCGCAGAAGGCATCAAGTTCACCCCAGGGTACCTCCAGAGCACG GGTTTGAACCTCCAAGAACTCTGCGTCAGGGCAGCACTTGCAGGGTTTTGCTTCCATGGCTATCAGAAG CTCTCCTACTTGATCTTGTCGAGGGTGTCACCGGTGACCCACTCCGTCGCCAACTGCGTGAAGCGCGTGGTTGTCATCGTCTCTTCAGTTATCTTCTTCAGCACCCCCATTTCGCCTGTCAATGCACTAG GAACTGGTGCTGCATTAGGGGGAGTTTTCCTGTACTCTAGGCTGACGAGAACAAAGAAGCCGAAGAATGCATGA
- the LOC120705850 gene encoding dol-P-Man:Man(5)GlcNAc(2)-PP-Dol alpha-1,3-mannosyltransferase-like isoform X2 yields the protein MARAEKKRAARTATATAAVERPSGTSDRRPLYFAALLVLANAALVVLIIAFVPYTKIDWDAYMSQVDAFLEGGRDYTKIEGDTGPLVYPAGFLYVYSAIKFLTGGQVFPAQILFGVLYIVNLCLVLLLYVKTEVLPWWALGLLCLSKRVHSIFVLRLFNDCFAMTLLHAAMVLIIYHKWYLGLIVFSGAVSVKMNVLLFAPSLLLLMVKSMSIKGVFFALFGAAVVQVLLGMPFLLSHPVEYISRAFNLGRVFIHFWSVNFKFVPEKLFVSKELAIALLILHLTTLMVFAHYKWLKHEGGLFSLLHSRFKHAKSIVQLFSSKPRPSILSKEHIVTVMFVGNFIGIVCARSLHYQFYSWYFYSLPFLLWKTHFPTPLRIIIFLGVELCWNIYPSTAYSSLLLLFLHISVLLGIWFSPTEYPYIDKRT from the exons ATGGCGCGGGCGGAGAAGAAGCGCGCCGCAAgaacggccacggccacggcggcggtggagaggcCGTCCGGGACGTCCGACCGGAGGCCGCTCTACTTCGCCGCCCTCCTGGTGCTCGCCAACGCCGCGCTCGTCGTGCTCATCATCGCCTTCGTCCCGT ATACCAAGATCGACTGGGACGCCTACATGTCTCAG GTGGATGCCTTTCTGGAGGGGGGGAGGGACTATACCAAGATCGAGGGAGACACAGGACCATTGGTCTACCCGGCTGGATTCCTCTACGTTTACTCCGCCATTAAGTTCCTTACCGGCGGCCAAGTCTTCCCTGCTCAG ATTTTGTTTGGCGTCCTGTACATTGTCAACCTGTGCCTCGTTCTTCTGCTTTACGTCAAGACTGAAGTG CTTCCATGGTGGGCTTTAGGTTTGCTTTGTTTGTCCAAAAGGGTTCACTCCATTTTTGTGCTCCGCCTTTTCAACGACTGCTTCGCCATGACATTGCTCCATGCTGCTATGGTTTTGATTATTTATCATAAGTGGTACCTTGGCCTAATAGTTTTCAG TGGAGCTGTCTCGGTTAAGATGAATGTCCTTCTTTTCGCTCCTTCTTTGCTTCTACTGATGGTGAAG AGCATGAGCATCAAAGGAGTCTTCTTTGCCTTGTTTGGAGCTGCTGTAGTACAG GTATTGTTGGGTATGCCATTCTTGCTGTCACATCCAGTTGAGTACATCTCAAGGGCATTCAATCTCGGCCGTGTCTTCATCCATTTCTG gtctGTGAACTTTAAATTCGTCCCAGAGAAGTTGTTTGTATCCAAAGAGCTTGCTATTGCGTTGTTGATTCTTCACCTCACGACCCTTATGGTATTTGCACACTACAAGTGGTTAAA GCATGAAGGAGGCCTATTCAGTTTGTTGCATTCCAGATTTAAACACGCCAAATCAATTGTACAGCTTTTTTCCAGCAAACCCAGACCATCCATTCTCAGTAAAGAAC ATATTGTAACTGTTATGTTTGTCGGCAACTTCATTGGCATCGTGTGTGCCCGATCATTACACTACCAATTCTATTCCTG GTACTTCTATTCATTGCCTTTTCTGTTGTGGAAAACACATTTTCCGACACCTTTGAG GATCATTATATTTCTTGGTGTGGAGCTCTGCTGGAACATTTACCCTTCTACTGCCTATTCATCACTGCTTTTGCTATTTCTACACATCTCCGTTTTGTTGGGTATATGGTTTTCACCGACTGAGTACCCTTATATTGATAAAAGAACATGA